The following coding sequences are from one Crateriforma spongiae window:
- a CDS encoding glycoside hydrolase family 26 protein encodes MIHRNKIGSCTMRLRERHQHDVPVGRFRKNIKEGWHSLRTVLIFCICWGVVLLMGHSTSRGQSDGNATIETRNLYANMKRMSGRGIMVGHQNTQTMFRDGRNFENVPPYPSDCVRAVGEYPAVHGFDFNPVNREHNLIRDEIIDAHLRGGIITISWHAHNPLSGGGHKDRAGNPMREITPGGSANKAWRSELDKKVKFFKGLTVDGVKIPVLFRPFHEHTHNAFWWGVKSCSSEEYVSAYRYTVDYLRDKGVDNLLLVYSPYSVTRTGEEEMRSRYPGDKYVDFVAVDHYGNEIYRDGEEPWEVFYHEFLENCEITASFAQKHEKPVVIAEIGVRKGLKNSSKTSWYVDLLEMLKSDAHARQFVYMLLWQNGPENYWVPLPGDPHHADFKSFHQDPYTLFETDLPDMYRAPSTKTGR; translated from the coding sequence ATGATTCATCGAAACAAGATTGGAAGCTGTACGATGCGACTTAGAGAACGGCACCAGCACGACGTTCCTGTGGGTCGGTTCCGGAAAAACATCAAGGAAGGTTGGCATTCACTACGAACCGTTTTAATCTTTTGCATCTGTTGGGGAGTCGTACTCCTGATGGGGCATTCAACCTCAAGGGGCCAATCGGATGGAAACGCGACGATCGAGACTCGGAATCTCTATGCGAACATGAAACGCATGAGTGGAAGGGGAATCATGGTCGGCCATCAGAACACCCAAACAATGTTTCGTGACGGGCGAAACTTTGAAAACGTGCCTCCGTATCCCTCCGATTGCGTCAGGGCAGTGGGCGAGTACCCGGCCGTGCATGGATTCGATTTCAATCCAGTGAATCGGGAGCACAACCTGATTCGAGATGAGATCATCGACGCCCACCTACGTGGTGGGATCATTACGATCAGCTGGCATGCTCACAACCCGCTTTCCGGAGGCGGTCACAAGGACCGGGCGGGCAATCCCATGCGAGAGATCACACCTGGTGGTTCTGCTAACAAGGCGTGGAGATCAGAGCTGGACAAAAAGGTGAAGTTTTTCAAGGGTCTTACGGTTGATGGTGTGAAAATCCCTGTCCTGTTTCGCCCCTTTCATGAGCACACCCACAACGCGTTCTGGTGGGGCGTTAAGTCGTGTAGTTCAGAGGAGTATGTCTCTGCCTATCGCTACACGGTCGACTACCTTCGCGACAAGGGAGTCGACAACCTGTTGTTGGTCTATTCGCCGTATTCGGTTACCCGTACCGGCGAAGAAGAAATGCGTTCGAGGTATCCGGGAGACAAGTACGTCGATTTTGTAGCTGTCGACCACTACGGCAACGAAATCTACAGGGACGGAGAAGAGCCCTGGGAGGTTTTTTACCACGAATTCCTGGAGAACTGCGAGATTACGGCGTCTTTTGCCCAGAAGCACGAGAAGCCAGTTGTCATCGCGGAGATCGGCGTAAGAAAGGGCCTAAAGAATTCGTCAAAGACGAGTTGGTACGTCGACCTGCTAGAAATGCTGAAGTCCGACGCCCACGCCCGCCAGTTCGTCTATATGTTGCTGTGGCAAAATGGCCCAGAAAACTATTGGGTGCCGCTTCCGGGCGACCCACACCATGCGGATTTCAAGTCTTTCCATCAAGATCCTTACACTCTTTTCGAAACAGATCTTCCGGATATGTACCGTGCTCCGTCGACAAAAACCGGACGCTAG